The genome window GGAGCCTTCACAGCTGGGACTTACACGGACAGCTCCTTCTCAGCTCTCTCCATTCCCCCAACAAGACCCTCCTTGCCTGGCCTGGGCACTGACTTGGGGGCTGAGAATTCTGCTGCTGTGAATTCGGGTGGTTCTGAAGCCCAGCTCAGGTACCGGCTGTAGTCAAGTCTCCCCTCTTCACCGTACCCTCAGCTAATTTGCTGGTCCCCTCTGTGAGCCCAGACACCCTCCACTCAGTGCCTCAGACTTCGCCTGTATTTTCTGTTCACATCTCTTTTCACTTCCTCATGGGCCTACGGGCTCCTGGACGGTAGAGACTGGGCTCATCTGCTAGGAGCCCTTGGCCCCAGCACAGGGCCGGGGACAGCAGGCAGTCCAATCCAATGATGAATGAAGGACAGCGGCTGGGCTGGTTGCTGGGGCCCCATGGAGAACCTGAGTCCTGAGAGACAAGCCTTGACTCAGCCCTGAGGCCACAGCTGGCAGCCTGCCTGGCCCTTGAGCATTGCTGACCTGGACAAAGATTATGGGGAGTTGTCCCTCAGGAGACTCTTGGTAAGGAGGTGAGGAGGTCatcctgccttttctttctgcccctccaaatgttctcttttcctttcctttctcttctgtccaCCTTTCCCCTCCCAGGGGAGTATGCCGAGGGCGTCAGTGAGCGAGACATCCTGCTTATTCACTCCTGCCGCCAGTGGACAACCGTGACAGCCCACACCCTGGAGGAAGGCCACTATGTCATCGGGCCCAAGATCGACATCCCCTTGCAGTACCCAGGTGTGCCAGTCAGGGACAGATGGTGTAAAGCTGGTGGGGGGTATAGGCTGGAGGGTAGGGGTTAGGGCAGGCTTGGAGGAAGCTGTTGGTTATCAGCCTTTCCTAGGAGTCACAGGAATGAGTGGGGACAGGGCTGACAGTGTGTGATTAGGATTGGGGTTAGATTTAGGGCCCAGTGCTTTCCATACTCTTGTGTGGAGCCCTGGGTTTCTGGTTCACATTTGattttataatagattttaaaCTAATGGTTAAAACAATACCCACACTCTCAAAGTGCTACAGATCCAACCTTACCCCTAACTAGAGACCTTCAGGTGTGTATGGAGAGCTGCCTCATTAACCCTTTTTTGTACAGACCCTTGAAGAGAACATCTGCCAGGATCTTCTCGGTACTGTGCAACCAAAAACCTTCAGAAACAAAGGGATGCTCAGGCTCATAACCTGGCTGCATCTTTCAGCTCTAATCCTGTTTTCCCCAATTTTTGTGTTAAACTCATCGTTTTCATTGACTTTATAAGTGAATGTTAAAATTAGACTTTTAAATAAGATTATGCTAATGAACTTCTACTTTGATCTGTGTTTTATATGATGTTAACGTTCTACATCAGATTTTGTTTCAAAAAGGATTATgccactaaaaaaaaagaaagtacagccatttcattttacatatgataaAACAGAGCTTATACCTaagaagggaagtgacttgcccagggtcacacagctaaaggGGCAGAGCAGGGGCAGAACCCAGGTCACCTGACTCCTGGGCTGGTGTGGCATCACAGCAGGATGCAGGGTCGTTGTCCCCTGTGTGGGAGGGACGGGAGTCTGAGGATCCCATCCCAGAGATGCCGCCACATGAGCCCAGGATTCCACAGCGTTCTGGACACTGACTGGGCTGAACATTTCATCATTTATCCTCCTAGCAACCCTGTGAGAAAGTCTAATCAACTCCATTTAACTCACAAGGAAACAGGCCCCAGGAGCTTCAGCAGCTTGCCCAGTTCTATGTTTTAACTGCTACCCCCTCCCCGTCACCCCCCAACAAAGGTTGGGGACCCTTTGAGCTGGGAAAGCGCACACAGGTTCCTCACGGGTACCAATCACTCGTCCCCCTCTGGCCTTGCGTGGGTCTCCCCTGAGCCCGCGGGACAGGACTCAGCCCTTTACATGACTTCTGCTCTTGACAACCACCCTGTCAAGTCGGTACCCCCGTAGCCCCACACCCCATTGAAAAGCTGAAGAAACGCAAGTGTCTTTCTGACCTGGTGCTGGGCTCTGTCCTGCGCCTAGAGCCTTTGAGGGGGCTTGCCCAAACTAGAAACTTCCCATCCTGGGTATCTGTCATTGGTCCAGGGTGAGGTCCCAGGGCTTCTTGggttaaaaagcaaaaattggaAAAAGTCCTCATTAACAGAAGTGTAACTTCAGGGACTGTGCCATTTCAATTTGTGTCATTAAAAATCTGGGAAATCAAGGCCAGAACCTTCTAGGGAACTGTGGGGCCAAGGCTCTCCTAGCCCTTTTTTCCCATGTCTTTTAGTGCATTGTAAGGTGGTGGTCATGGGTGACAGCTGGCTGCAGGGATGTCACAGCCCCATCCCCACCTTTCCGGTGGCAGCTCTAACCGCCCCCcatgagggtggggaggggaggtggaggcCCCTTAGGAGGGGGAGGGGCCAGTCCGGCTGGCGGGTTAACGAGGAAGCTGAGTGCACAGCTCTGCGCTGGTTCCTCTTAATGAATTAATAATAGTGCGGGCGGGCGGGGGCGGCCAGCGGACCCGGTAGAGAGAGCCGGGAaagcgggggaggggaggagggcggCGGCGGGGCTGGGAGCGCTGCCCAGTGACCCGGGGTCTCCAGGCCACAGCCCACCGCCCAGGGAATGGGGACACTTGGCTCTTCTGAGACAGCCCCCCACTGGCCCAGCCGGGAACCAGACAGCTTCCCCGGTGATGGTCGCTGTGCCCTGAGGAGCACCGTGGGAGCTAAGTAGCatgcttccattttacagacgggaAAACTGAACCCAGAGAGATTAAATagtttgctcaaagtcacacagctggttggcggcagagctaggattcaaccTGGTCATTCGGACTCCAGGACATGCTGTGCTTTTAGCCATCATTCTTTATGGAGCATCTACCATGGGTCAGGTGCTGGAAAGGAGGGGTAACAGGCTGGACTGCTTCAGGCTGGAAGGGACTGCAGGCCAGTGCAGATGTGTTCTGGGAAAGAAGGGCGGGGAAGAGGGGCAGGCCCGGGGTTGAGCAGGTCCCTATTGCTTCCGAGAGACCTTGGGTCTCACGCAgggggagcaggagaggaagCTGCCCCCCGGGGAGGCTACAGGGGGAGGAAAAGGCTTCCAGGGGCCTGAGCAGCACTCCTGGGaggtctcccttcctccctgctgtGATGACCAGTGCTGGGCTCCAGGCAGCAGcgagggggtggggctggctacCATGGTTACATCGATCTTCCCTGCCACATCCTCCCCTGGCTCCAGCCCTGACTTGGCTCCAGCTCTCCCCACAGGGGGCAGCGGGCATTTCTCCCCGCCTGGCTGCTTATGGTTGGGGGTTTGTGTGTAGATATGGTGGAGGAGGGGGGCCACTCACTGTTGGATGGGAGCTGACCCTGACTCCTGCTTCCTGACCCCAGACCACTGCTCCTTGCCAGGCCTCCTCCTGGGTTTATCCCCTATTGCCCTCTAGGGCTATGGCACATCTCAGGCCTCTTCCCTCCAGGGTCTCAGAGTGGTTAGGGCAGAACCCAGGAGGTTAGGACACCTCCTAGCCTTCTTCTGggcattttcccttctctttcttggctctcctttctcttcctgctcctgCATGTTGATACTGCATGCCCTGCCCTTGGCGCTCAGCTCTTCATACCCTGCACTTGGGCGGGGGGATGTCTCAGTCTGGGTTTCTGGCTGGGTTTGGGGGTTCCAGGCACCCCTGGCACTGAATACAAAATTATGTGTGTTCATGTTAGGAATACACTATGGGCATTCTTCTGGGAAGGTCCCCAAAGGGTTAAGAccctctcttcattttctctgagCCATCTTACCTGCCCCATAGCTAAAGCTGCCTCCCGTGGGCTGCTAAGCTTCTTGTCTGTACTTCCATGGACCTCTTGGCATTCAGAACCTTTCATAACCCAGTCGCTGTCTACTTCACTTCCTGTCGTCGTACTACTCAAGCCCTACCCTCCTGGCACTCACCATTTCGGGCAGGCCGGCTGCCTTCAGGACCCTGTGTCTTTGCTCATTCCCTTCCTTCCACCTGGAATATCCGTTCTATAAAACTTTTCATTCTTAAGATCCTGTCAGGCTGCCAGGCAGCTTCCCCCCAACTCAGCAGCCCTCAGCCCTCAGCAGCCCTCTagcacttttattaaaaataaattttattggggaatattggggaacagtgtgtttctccagggcccatcagctccaagtcgttgtcattcaatctagttgtggagggcgcagctcagctccaagtccagttgccgttttcaatctttagttgcagggggcgcagcccaccatcccatgtgggaattgaaccagcaaccttgctgtttagagctcgtgctctaaccaactgagccatctgtctgCCCCACCTCTAGCACTTTCATCACAATTCTGTTGTAGCACTTATCGCATCCTGCCGTCAATGGCTGCTGTTACACCCACTGTATCTAGAAATCCTTGAGGGCAGACTGTATTTTACCCAGATTTGCAGCCTCTGTAGGGCctagctcagtgtctggcacacagtggatGCTCCATaaatgtggaatgaataaatgaatgactatgaCTGAAGAAACTACCAGGAAGACTATAGAAGCTAAAGAATCACTTTGTCTTCTCTCGGCCTGTTGTCCCCTTACCTGTACAAGACTCTTCCTTCAGGATAAGGCCTGAGGAGGCCACCCATCAAGATGCCAGGGCGATTCACAGCTTGTCCCTGTGCTCATGTAGTGGGCACATAAAAGGTGTGTGGCCAGTGAGGTAAGACAGTTACACAGGGGTATCAGCTTTATGGATTATCATCATTCTTGAAAGTTTGAGTCTGCTGGGGGCATCTACTGAGCCAGCCAAACCACACAGCCCTGGACTGCAGGTTGGGAAGGCCTCATCTGAGGGAGGTGGCTTTGCTGGGCTCAGATCAGAGGTCTCTGGGACAACGGGGCTGGATGTTGGACCATGGCAGGATGTGTGAACAGAGCTGGGATCAGAGTGGCTCTCCCCAAGCTTCAAaggcctggggctgagctgcTGGTTCACACAATGTATCTGTGTGGATCAGCAACCCAAGGTAGATGCACAGACTGCCAGGTCAAGATCATTTGCTCCAGCCTCATATGAGGCGCCAGAGGCCCCAAGAGGGGAAGGGATTTGTCTAGGGTCATAGCAAGTCAGTGGGGCTGGGACCAAGTATCCCCAATGCCATAGTGATGCTTGGTCAGAGGCCAGCTCTGTGTCCAAGTGTTTGGGTGCTAGTTTGCACTTGGGTTTCTCTGGGCAGGTAGTCACTAGCCTCAGCACACACACAGCTCTCCACGGGTTGAAGGCTGGGTTCTAGTTGCTTGGGTCTGTGCTCACCTCCCCGTGAGGCTTGAGCCAGCTAACCAGCTCCTTCTACCCCATGCTGGTGCAAACCTGCCCTTCTGCCCACCTGACTTCCAGAGGGGCCGGCTGAGATGAGGGGAGCAGCATGTAGGGACCATGAGGTCTCTTGGGATGCAAGCCATGCTCCCAGTAAGCAGGCCCACCCTAGAAGCCTGCGTTCCCTCCTGTGCAGGGAAGTTCAAGCTCCTGGAGCAGGCCCGGGATGTGCGGGAGCCAGTGAGATACTTCAGCAGCGTGGAGGAGGTGGCCAGCGTCTTCCCTGACCGCATCTTTGTGATGGAAGCCATCACCTTCAGTGTCAAGGTCAGTCCTTCTCACACCAGACATGGTGCCCCTTCCCATCTGGGAATCCCTGACCCTGGTTGTTTGTACGGTTGTCCTTAGAGTCCACGAGGTAAAAGGTGTCACAGTGTGACTTCTGGCAGCCCCTTGAGGGTCTTTGGCACGTTTGGGCCATGTCAGAAGAGCTGGGTATATGACCCACTGGGCTGAAGAACTTGCTGCAAAAGGGAGTGAAGAGTGTGTGGAGGGTTATGCGCTGACTCGAACACCTTTTAGGGCAGGCTGTCCTTGCATCCACTGGTAGGGGTGGTGGTTGTGGGCAGCACAGTGCAATGCACAGTGAGTCCCCCACCTGGACACAGACAGCTCTTTACAAACCCTTTTCTTACCAGTTCATTTCTCAGTAGCCTTGTTGAATGGATGGAGCATTATTATCACCCAAGTTATAAAGATAATGATAAAaagttgacatttattgaatatttgcaaaatatgtcACTGTATATATAGtctatttaatccttacagcaactcTTCCAAGTTATTACATGAGGTAATTAAGGTCACCAGAGGTAACTCATTTAAGGTTGCACAGCCACCACGTGGCCTCTCCAGGATGGAACGTGGGTCCctaacaccccacccccaccccccaatccagTGATCTTGATCTGGTCTCAGCCCTGGGAAGGGCTGAGAGGAGGGCTGCCCTCCTGGGTCCTGGAGGGCCTCATAGGGCCGGCTTTCCCTGGGGCCCAGGCGAAGGCCTCACTGTTTCTGGGATCCCCAGGTGGTGTCGGGCGAGTTCAGCGAGGACAGCGAGGTGTACAATTTCACACTGCACGCGGGCGACGAGCTCACTCTCATGGGCCAGGCGGAGATCCTGTGCGCCAAGACCACCAAGGAGCGCTCACGCTTCACCACCCTGCTACGCAAGCTGGGCCGGGCCGGGGCGTTGGCCGGGGTGGGTGGCCCGGGAGGTGCGGGGGGAACAGGCGGGGGCGCCAGGCCTATCAAAGGCAAGATGCCTTGCCTCATCTGCATGAATCACCGCACCAACGAGAGCCTGAGCCTGCCCTTCCAGTGCCAGGGTCGCTTCAGCACGCGCAGCCCGCTGGAGCTGCAGATGCAGGAGGGCGAGCACACGGTGCGCGCCATCATCGAGCGCGTGCGGCTCCCGGTGAACGTGCTGGTGCCCAGCCGGCCACCGCGCAACCCTTACGACCTGCACCCGGTGCGGGAGGGCCACTGCTACAAGTTGGTCAGCATCATCTCCAAGACCGTGGTGTTGGGGCTGGCGCTGCGTCGCGAGGGCCCGGCGCCGCTGCACTTCCTGCTTCTCACCGACACGCCGCGCTTTGCGCTACCGCAGGGCCTGCTGGCCGGGGACCCGCGCGTCGAGCGTCTGGTGCGCGACAGCGCCTCCTACTGCCGCGAGCGCTTCGACCCCGACGAGTACTCCACGGCCGTGCGCGAGGCGCCCGCGGAGCTGGCGGACGACTGCGCCAGCCCGCGTCGCGCGCGCCTCTGCCTGCCCGCGCCCCCGCGCGTCCCCGGGCCTGCCCGCGCCCCGGGCCCGCCGGGCGAAGGCGACCAGGAGTACGTAAGCCCCGACTGGGCCGGCGCGCCCGAACCCGGCGCCTCGCCCGCCGAGATCCCCTATGAGGAGCTGTGGGCGCACCAGGCGGCTGAGGGCCTCGCCGAGGGCCGGACCCGGCCGCTCCCGGGGCCGGACCTCATCTCCTTCGGTGCCGCAGGGCCGCCCCTCCTGGAGACCCAGGCGCCGCCGCCTCCCGTCCCTCCCAAATCCGAGGCGGTGAGTGACGCGGTGGAGGCGGgaagggtgggaggcaggacGCTGAGCTCTGCCTCTCTATCCTCTGGGGAGGGGCCAGCCAGGGAGCCCGGTTTGGGCCTAAAAAGCAAGTTCTCCGGGGCCTCCAGCCCTCGAAATGTGTGACAGAGTGGCCCaggtgtgggggaaggggagaagaaaaagggggaaagcGTCGCAAGAGCATTTGTAGTGAGGGATACCAGTGGCGGTGACGTTGGGAATTGCGGGACAAAGATGCCAGTAGGTTCCTAGCCTCAGAAAACTGGGAATGAGTCTACAACAGCGTGACCCAGGTTTCACAGAACAGGAGCCCTTTAAGCTGTCCAGTGAAAAGAAGGTTCCATGGCGAAATAAGTTCAGAAAGTGTGTGTAGGACTCCCAGCCTTCCACTGCCGCTCACTTTGGAGTTACACACCGCTGGTATAGTAAAGGCTCCGAGAAGTCCTGCACTAAGGAAACCTGTTTATCTGTGTTCAATGCAGAATTTTCCAACCATACTTGTCCACAGAATATGGACAACACCCATTACCATCCCAGGAAGTCCGCTTTCAGCATTTGATTTATAAGGAAGAGATTCAGAGGGCAGAtacttctc of Rhinolophus sinicus isolate RSC01 linkage group LG05, ASM3656204v1, whole genome shotgun sequence contains these proteins:
- the GAREM2 gene encoding GRB2-associated and regulator of MAPK protein 2 isoform X2, producing MGAEVTATTRESREYAEGVSERDILLIHSCRQWTTVTAHTLEEGHYVIGPKIDIPLQYPGKFKLLEQARDVREPVRYFSSVEEVASVFPDRIFVMEAITFSVKVVSGEFSEDSEVYNFTLHAGDELTLMGQAEILCAKTTKERSRFTTLLRKLGRAGALAGVGGPGGAGGTGGGARPIKGKMPCLICMNHRTNESLSLPFQCQGRFSTRSPLELQMQEGEHTVRAIIERVRLPVNVLVPSRPPRNPYDLHPVREGHCYKLVSIISKTVVLGLALRREGPAPLHFLLLTDTPRFALPQGLLAGDPRVERLVRDSASYCRERFDPDEYSTAVREAPAELADDCASPRRARLCLPAPPRVPGPARAPGPPGEGDQEYVSPDWAGAPEPGASPAEIPYEELWAHQAAEGLAEGRTRPLPGPDLISFGAAGPPLLETQAPPPPVPPKSEAVKEECRLLNAPPVPPRGGSGRLSGSPPVPPRFPKLQPVHSPSSSLSYYSSGLQDGAGSRSGSGSPSPDAYSLYCYPCTWGDCKVGESSSRPPPGPLPSTTQPSQASRALTEPLSSRAASLLGADTPVKTYHSCPPLFKPSHPQKRFAPFGALNPFSGPVYPSGPSAACTAGPTTTSCPLATSSPAYSPGPGSPGQAYSAAPTSCPTSSSSSSEWQEPASEPFDPFELRQGGSPEPELLRCQEPRAVGAPGPGPRLSPLGPPKAFEPEGLVLRQVTAPLSPVALQGPEAGGARLLLTQGRLEGPPPASPRDGATGWGGRDASSWQPPADLSALSLEEVSRSLRFIGLSEDVVSFFARERIDGSIFVQLSEDILADDFRLTKLQVKKIMQFIKGWRPKI